The Flavobacterium psychrophilum genome includes a region encoding these proteins:
- a CDS encoding restriction endonuclease subunit R yields MQKLNFNNYTFRFKNSENKVAIFDEIRKKFIILTPEEWVRQHVVRFLLEEKKYPKSYINVEKIIKINGLTKRYDVVVFHPDGTIFLLVECKAPAITISQHTFDQIARYNMTLNAGHLMVTNGLNHYFCQMDYEQEKYFFLHDLPEYTPIR; encoded by the coding sequence ATGCAGAAACTTAATTTCAATAACTATACTTTTCGATTCAAAAATAGTGAAAATAAGGTCGCCATTTTTGATGAAATCCGTAAAAAATTTATAATCCTCACCCCGGAAGAATGGGTACGTCAACACGTGGTACGTTTTTTACTCGAAGAAAAAAAATACCCTAAATCATATATAAATGTAGAGAAGATCATTAAAATTAATGGTTTAACCAAACGCTATGATGTAGTTGTATTTCATCCTGATGGAACTATTTTTTTACTTGTTGAATGTAAAGCGCCCGCAATAACAATTTCACAGCATACTTTCGACCAGATTGCACGTTACAATATGACCCTTAATGCGGGACATTTAATGGTTACCAATGGCTTAAATCACTACTTTTGCCAGATGGATTACGAACAGGAAAAATACTTTTTCCTGCATGACTTACCCGAATATACACCTATCCGATGA
- a CDS encoding glycosyl transferase family 2: MKTIAVVILNWNGKKLLEEFLPSVVKYSQEAQIYVADNASTDESVAFIKVAYPEIRIIHNKGNYGYAKGYNEALQGVKEEIYALVNSDVEVTEGWLNPIIELFEADNETVIIQPKILDYKNKTHFEYAGAAGGFIDRYGFPFCRGRIFDTIEEDRGQYDDTTEIFWASGACFFIRRKVFNELRGFDEDFFAHQEEIDLCWRAFNKNYKVRFCSESVIYHVGGATLKTENPRKTFLNFRNSLWMMIKNLPTSKLFTVLFIRLLFDSIAGIRFLLQGKFAHLWAILSAHFQFYLRFFHFLNKRESKKYKNYYKINSIIYLYYVTKGKIFDKNFNNSL; this comes from the coding sequence ATGAAAACCATAGCTGTTGTAATTTTAAACTGGAACGGAAAAAAGCTACTTGAAGAATTTCTTCCTTCTGTAGTAAAATATTCTCAGGAGGCGCAAATTTATGTTGCCGATAACGCATCTACTGACGAATCAGTGGCATTTATAAAAGTGGCCTATCCTGAAATACGGATTATTCATAACAAAGGCAACTACGGCTATGCCAAAGGCTATAATGAGGCCCTGCAAGGTGTGAAAGAAGAAATTTATGCACTTGTAAACTCTGACGTAGAAGTTACCGAAGGATGGCTTAACCCTATAATTGAACTTTTCGAAGCTGATAATGAAACGGTTATCATTCAACCAAAGATATTAGATTATAAAAACAAAACTCATTTTGAATACGCAGGTGCAGCCGGCGGATTTATAGACAGATATGGCTTCCCTTTTTGCAGAGGAAGAATTTTTGACACTATAGAAGAAGATCGTGGACAGTATGATGATACTACCGAAATTTTCTGGGCATCCGGCGCATGCTTTTTTATACGAAGAAAAGTATTTAATGAGCTTAGGGGCTTTGATGAAGACTTTTTTGCACATCAGGAAGAAATAGACCTTTGCTGGAGAGCATTCAACAAGAATTACAAAGTCCGTTTTTGCAGCGAATCTGTAATTTACCATGTTGGCGGAGCTACTCTTAAAACTGAAAATCCGCGTAAAACATTCCTGAATTTCAGGAACTCGTTATGGATGATGATAAAGAACCTTCCAACATCAAAATTGTTTACTGTACTGTTTATAAGACTACTTTTTGATAGCATCGCAGGGATACGATTTCTATTACAGGGTAAATTTGCACACTTATGGGCAATTTTAAGTGCTCATTTTCAATTTTATTTAAGATTTTTTCACTTCCTAAACAAAAGAGAATCAAAGAAGTATAAAAATTACTACAAAATTAATAGTATCATCTACTTGTATTATGTCACAAAAGGCAAGATATTTGATAAAAATTTTAACAATAGTTTATAG